A part of Bufo bufo chromosome 7, aBufBuf1.1, whole genome shotgun sequence genomic DNA contains:
- the HAGHL gene encoding hydroxyacylglutathione hydrolase-like protein isoform X1 gives MSPEIKRAKSRGCVPGGEKGGETPPGTAIYTLTAGRGGWTMKVKVISVLDDNYMYLIIEERTRDAIAVDASVAKKLLDIVQKENVNLKAILTTHHHLDHSRGNADLVQQFPELPVYGTDERIGGLTHRVVHNQMLKFGDINVRCLFTPCHTSGHVCFYMWEDGCPDAPALFSGDTLFVGGCGQFFEGTAEQMYKNLIETLGSLPPETKVFCGHEYTVRNLKFALKVEPDNEHVKEKLSWAKARDDDDIPTVPSSLEEEFLYNPFMRVREEAVQKFTGKTDPVEVMRVLRKEKDEFKKPKDRLPIPALLAYQWGLLNQSASAHE, from the exons ATGTCGCCCGAGATAAAACGTGCAAAGTCCAGGGGCTGCGTTCCAGGAGGGGAGAAGGGAGGAGAGACACCACCGGGCACCGCCATTTACACTCTGACGG CTGGCAGAGGTGGATGGACCATGAAGGTGAAGGTGATTTCCGTCTTGGATGACAACTACATGTATCTTATCATAGAGGAACGCACAAGAGACGCCATTGCGGTGGACGCATCGGTTGCCAAAAAA TTGTTGGACATCGTGCAGAAAGAGAATGTGAACCTGAAAGCCATACTGACCACCCACCACCACCT AGACCATTCCCGGGGTAACGCAGACCTTGTACAGCAGTTTCCCGAGCTGCCCGTCTACGGCACAGACGAACGGATCGGGGGATTAACCCACAGAGTCGTTCACAACCAAATGTTAAAG TTCGGGGACATAAATGTGAGGTGTCTGTTCACCCCGTGCCACACGTCGGGCCACGTCTGCTTCTACATGTGGGAGGATGGGTGCCCGGACGCCCCCGCTTTGTTTTCAG GTGACACCTTGTTTGTTGGAGGCTGTGGACAATTTTTTGAAGGGACAGCAGAACAGATGTACAAAAACCTGATCGAAACTCTGGGTTCACTGCCCCCCGAGACG AAAGTGTTTTGTGGCCATGAATACACTGTTCGGAACCTAAAATTTGCCCTAAAGGTGGAACCAGACAATGAGCATGTTAAGGAGAAGCTGTCCTGGGCCAAG GCTCGCGATGATGATGACATTCCCACcgtcccctccagcctggaggaaGAGTTTCTTTATAACCCCTTCATGCGAGTAAG GGAAGAAGCAGTTCAGAAGTTCACAGGGAAGACCGACCCGGTCGAGGTCATGAGAGTTTTAAGGAAAGAAAAGGACGAATTTAAGAAGCCGAAGGACCGACTGCCAATCCCAGCTCTCCTGGCCTATCAGTGGGGTCTCCTGAACCAGTCGGCGTCAGCACATGAATAG
- the HAGHL gene encoding hydroxyacylglutathione hydrolase-like protein isoform X2: MKVKVISVLDDNYMYLIIEERTRDAIAVDASVAKKLLDIVQKENVNLKAILTTHHHLDHSRGNADLVQQFPELPVYGTDERIGGLTHRVVHNQMLKFGDINVRCLFTPCHTSGHVCFYMWEDGCPDAPALFSGDTLFVGGCGQFFEGTAEQMYKNLIETLGSLPPETKVFCGHEYTVRNLKFALKVEPDNEHVKEKLSWAKARDDDDIPTVPSSLEEEFLYNPFMRVREEAVQKFTGKTDPVEVMRVLRKEKDEFKKPKDRLPIPALLAYQWGLLNQSASAHE, translated from the exons ATGAAGGTGAAGGTGATTTCCGTCTTGGATGACAACTACATGTATCTTATCATAGAGGAACGCACAAGAGACGCCATTGCGGTGGACGCATCGGTTGCCAAAAAA TTGTTGGACATCGTGCAGAAAGAGAATGTGAACCTGAAAGCCATACTGACCACCCACCACCACCT AGACCATTCCCGGGGTAACGCAGACCTTGTACAGCAGTTTCCCGAGCTGCCCGTCTACGGCACAGACGAACGGATCGGGGGATTAACCCACAGAGTCGTTCACAACCAAATGTTAAAG TTCGGGGACATAAATGTGAGGTGTCTGTTCACCCCGTGCCACACGTCGGGCCACGTCTGCTTCTACATGTGGGAGGATGGGTGCCCGGACGCCCCCGCTTTGTTTTCAG GTGACACCTTGTTTGTTGGAGGCTGTGGACAATTTTTTGAAGGGACAGCAGAACAGATGTACAAAAACCTGATCGAAACTCTGGGTTCACTGCCCCCCGAGACG AAAGTGTTTTGTGGCCATGAATACACTGTTCGGAACCTAAAATTTGCCCTAAAGGTGGAACCAGACAATGAGCATGTTAAGGAGAAGCTGTCCTGGGCCAAG GCTCGCGATGATGATGACATTCCCACcgtcccctccagcctggaggaaGAGTTTCTTTATAACCCCTTCATGCGAGTAAG GGAAGAAGCAGTTCAGAAGTTCACAGGGAAGACCGACCCGGTCGAGGTCATGAGAGTTTTAAGGAAAGAAAAGGACGAATTTAAGAAGCCGAAGGACCGACTGCCAATCCCAGCTCTCCTGGCCTATCAGTGGGGTCTCCTGAACCAGTCGGCGTCAGCACATGAATAG